The following proteins are co-located in the Chloroflexota bacterium genome:
- a CDS encoding Uma2 family endonuclease yields the protein MAVSIPRRLFTVDEYYRMAAAGVFKPGERVELLDGEIIPMNPIGSEHAWCVNRVSGIFFRFADYLKVGTQNPLRLSDRSEPQPDLLILQPDTPEDRHPEPADVFLAIEVAESSPRVDRGRKRSLYARAGIPEYWILDLNAQRIEAYRDPVRSRYRTAALFGRGDTISPLFAPDLVIDVATILGKPPAAQSPPQS from the coding sequence GTGGCCGTGTCGATCCCGCGTCGGCTGTTTACGGTGGACGAGTACTACCGCATGGCGGCGGCTGGTGTGTTCAAGCCCGGCGAGCGCGTCGAGCTGCTCGACGGCGAGATCATCCCGATGAACCCGATTGGCTCAGAGCATGCCTGGTGCGTCAATCGGGTCTCGGGGATCTTCTTCCGATTTGCAGACTACCTCAAGGTCGGCACGCAGAATCCGCTGCGTCTCAGCGACCGTAGCGAGCCGCAGCCAGATCTTCTCATTCTCCAGCCAGACACTCCTGAGGATCGGCACCCCGAGCCTGCTGATGTGTTCCTGGCGATCGAAGTGGCGGAGAGCTCACCGCGGGTAGATCGAGGACGCAAGCGATCGCTGTACGCACGGGCCGGTATCCCAGAGTACTGGATCCTTGACCTGAACGCCCAGCGCATCGAGGCGTACCGCGACCCAGTGCGCTCGCGGTACCGCACGGCGGCGTTGTTTGGCCGCGGTGACACCATCTCACCGCTGTTCGCGCCAGACCTCGTCATCGACGTCGCGACGATCCTCGGGAAGCCGCCTGCCGCCCAGTCGCCGCCGCAGTCTTAA
- a CDS encoding HAMP domain-containing histidine kinase — protein sequence MQAPHTPFTLPWPGRRRLGRQSSESDGAQAASRKTRGGWTRPRIRLPCPRLPSLGPRALAGLTACLLVLAPGLLAAEAIVWAYDARLTDDARVRATAGLDSVTGLVDAERTRALNNADLAGVRLGPTISQGVSPDDLVKATGELRAALRASLVAPLGGDGKTLASDPASNLPFGNTWEAKQALTGKSVVVLQERMPGFAVQAAAPLRVNGEIVPGAVMVAQNLDDGFLNTSLRLTGLDVALIQNGRLVAASRGIRRSFSFATAADQNVDPELVASGPDRFKRARLGNEAFLLAGRTVSNGPREIGVLLVGPSAETVSDAVRWARLLTYGGALAGALLAGLLGVRLGAWQVRRVTALTGRVRSLAVPDAGARVIAARPSGGGPWSVLDAAIADTTAALVRRADEQRLRAARLEAVLGSLAEGVIVADEQRRVIFANPVARQLLHLPAGPTDSLPLLGDSLAAGSAASERVIRSYSASVLSSSGDDLGFVTVLRDATHEQEVERARSEMLGVVSHELQTPLTAIKGALELVVEEDEGRLSRVQRRFLNTIDRNCARMIGLVGDLLDLSRMDAGRLSLDSRPLDAQSVVLGSVSALSNLFEQRRQAVRVTVPEGVPPILGDRRRVEQILTNLLSNAAKYTPEGGTIEVMAAAENGHVRLAVADSGPGIPEAERELVFDRFYRGKDAGRRGEAGSGLGLAIVKSLVELHGGTVRAEAPADGSVAHGARFVVDLPRAADDD from the coding sequence ATGCAGGCTCCCCACACCCCTTTCACACTCCCGTGGCCCGGCAGACGGCGTCTCGGCCGCCAGTCGTCGGAGTCGGATGGGGCGCAGGCTGCCTCGCGGAAGACGCGGGGCGGCTGGACTCGGCCCCGAATCAGGCTGCCCTGCCCCCGCCTTCCCAGCCTCGGGCCGCGCGCCCTGGCCGGCCTGACGGCCTGCCTGCTGGTGCTGGCGCCCGGCCTGCTCGCCGCCGAGGCAATCGTCTGGGCCTATGATGCCCGCCTGACCGACGATGCCCGTGTGCGCGCGACGGCCGGCCTGGACAGCGTGACGGGACTGGTAGATGCCGAGCGGACGCGCGCGCTCAACAACGCCGACCTTGCCGGCGTCCGCCTTGGCCCGACCATCAGCCAGGGCGTCTCGCCGGACGATCTGGTCAAAGCAACCGGTGAGCTGCGAGCGGCGCTGCGGGCCTCGCTCGTGGCCCCGCTCGGCGGCGACGGCAAGACGCTCGCCAGCGACCCGGCCAGTAACCTCCCGTTCGGCAACACCTGGGAGGCGAAGCAGGCGCTGACTGGCAAGTCCGTCGTGGTGCTCCAGGAGCGGATGCCCGGATTCGCCGTGCAGGCCGCTGCGCCACTGCGGGTCAACGGCGAGATCGTGCCGGGTGCGGTGATGGTCGCGCAGAACCTGGACGACGGCTTCCTGAACACGTCGCTGCGGCTGACCGGCCTCGACGTGGCATTGATCCAGAACGGTCGGCTGGTGGCGGCCTCGCGTGGCATCCGACGCTCGTTCTCGTTCGCCACGGCTGCGGATCAGAACGTCGATCCTGAGCTGGTCGCCTCGGGGCCGGACCGCTTCAAGCGGGCGCGGCTGGGCAACGAGGCGTTTCTCCTGGCTGGGCGGACCGTCTCCAACGGGCCGCGCGAGATCGGCGTGCTGCTGGTGGGGCCGTCCGCCGAGACCGTCTCGGATGCTGTCCGCTGGGCGCGCCTGCTGACCTACGGCGGCGCGCTGGCTGGCGCGCTCCTGGCCGGGCTGCTCGGCGTGCGGCTGGGGGCGTGGCAGGTCCGGCGCGTGACCGCGCTGACTGGCCGCGTGCGGTCCCTGGCTGTGCCCGACGCTGGCGCACGCGTCATCGCCGCCCGACCATCTGGCGGCGGCCCCTGGTCTGTGCTTGACGCCGCCATTGCCGACACCACGGCGGCGCTGGTGCGGCGCGCTGACGAGCAGCGGCTGCGGGCGGCCCGTCTGGAGGCAGTCCTCGGGAGCCTGGCCGAGGGTGTCATCGTGGCCGACGAGCAGCGCCGCGTGATCTTCGCGAACCCCGTTGCGCGGCAACTGCTGCACTTGCCGGCCGGCCCCACCGACAGCCTGCCGCTGCTGGGCGATTCGCTGGCGGCCGGCTCGGCGGCCAGCGAGCGGGTGATTCGCAGCTACTCAGCCTCGGTGCTCAGCTCGAGCGGCGACGACCTCGGCTTCGTCACCGTCCTGCGCGACGCCACCCACGAACAGGAGGTCGAGCGGGCCCGCTCCGAGATGCTCGGCGTGGTGTCCCACGAGCTGCAGACGCCGTTGACCGCTATCAAGGGCGCCCTTGAGCTGGTGGTCGAGGAGGACGAGGGGCGGCTCTCGCGCGTGCAGCGGCGCTTCCTGAACACCATCGACCGCAACTGCGCTCGCATGATCGGGCTGGTGGGCGACCTGCTAGACCTGAGCCGGATGGACGCTGGCCGCCTGTCGCTCGACTCGCGCCCTCTCGACGCACAGAGCGTCGTCCTGGGGAGCGTGTCGGCGCTCTCGAACCTGTTCGAGCAGCGGCGGCAGGCGGTCCGTGTCACGGTCCCCGAGGGTGTCCCGCCGATCCTCGGCGACCGGCGTCGCGTCGAGCAGATCCTGACGAACCTGCTCTCCAACGCCGCCAAGTACACCCCCGAAGGTGGGACCATCGAGGTGATGGCTGCCGCCGAGAACGGGCACGTGCGGCTGGCAGTCGCGGACAGCGGACCTGGCATCCCCGAGGCTGAGCGTGAGCTGGTCTTTGACCGATTCTATCGCGGCAAGGACGCCGGCCGGCGCGGCGAGGCTGGCAGCGGCCTGGGCCTCGCCATCGTCAAGTCGCTGGTGGAGCTGCACGGTGGGACCGTTCGCGCAGAGGCGCCGGCTGATGGATCCGTGGCGCACGGCGCTCGGTTCGTGGTGGATCTGCCGCGCGCCGCCGACGACGACTGA
- a CDS encoding DUF58 domain-containing protein has protein sequence MLSPPARTTWDGGGALAPGDWPPLPLDRRWLERQALEYRQEYRAGLTGAHLTRRHGQSLEIRELVHYTPGDDIRHVDWRASARHGLDDSQRWLARRFVAEEQLTLAVSLDARHTMLGPPGAEKLLVGLWLAEALAVLTLHGSDRIILHPLYSQRSQPAEILKGSSDNGRVRTALRRLRASVEPPPAPSGWRQRLRPPPPPPPPCLNVDVLWPQLPPTAIWIVVTDGYLPPADRDALARRMTRAAEGSRWVMLVELDSWPAERAALGTGARRIDGPGLPGRQPELEIDGETVRKVEREIETGLEPLRRAARAHVHWSWPAEREPAIAERFGDWFRTERRLHALFRRPG, from the coding sequence GTGCTGAGCCCGCCAGCCCGGACGACCTGGGACGGAGGCGGGGCGCTGGCCCCAGGTGACTGGCCGCCGCTGCCGCTCGACCGCCGCTGGCTGGAGCGGCAGGCGCTTGAGTACCGCCAGGAGTATCGCGCCGGCCTGACCGGCGCGCATCTGACCCGCCGGCACGGCCAGAGCCTGGAGATCCGCGAGTTGGTCCACTACACCCCCGGCGACGATATCCGGCACGTGGACTGGCGGGCCTCGGCGCGCCACGGCCTGGACGACAGTCAGCGCTGGCTGGCCCGCCGCTTCGTGGCCGAAGAGCAGTTGACGCTGGCCGTCTCGCTCGACGCCCGCCACACGATGCTCGGGCCACCGGGCGCGGAGAAGCTGCTCGTCGGGCTGTGGCTGGCCGAAGCGCTGGCCGTCCTGACGCTCCACGGCAGCGACCGCATCATCCTGCATCCGCTCTACAGTCAGCGCAGCCAACCGGCCGAGATCCTGAAGGGAAGCAGTGACAACGGCCGGGTCCGCACGGCCCTGCGGCGGCTCCGCGCGTCCGTCGAGCCACCTCCCGCACCATCAGGCTGGCGTCAGCGGCTGCGACCGCCGCCGCCACCGCCGCCACCGTGTCTGAACGTGGACGTCCTCTGGCCGCAGCTCCCGCCGACGGCTATCTGGATCGTCGTGACGGACGGCTACCTGCCGCCAGCGGACCGTGACGCCCTGGCTCGCCGCATGACACGGGCCGCCGAAGGCTCGCGCTGGGTCATGCTGGTGGAGCTGGATAGCTGGCCGGCCGAACGGGCGGCCCTCGGGACCGGCGCGCGGCGCATCGACGGGCCGGGCCTGCCAGGACGCCAGCCAGAGCTGGAGATCGATGGCGAGACCGTCCGAAAGGTCGAGCGGGAGATCGAGACGGGCCTGGAGCCGTTGCGGCGGGCGGCGCGGGCGCACGTCCACTGGTCGTGGCCCGCCGAGCGCGAGCCGGCCATCGCCGAGCGCTTCGGCGACTGGTTCCGCACCGAGCGCCGCCTGCACGCGCTGTTCCGCCGGCCAGGCTGA
- a CDS encoding stage II sporulation protein M codes for MATVDELIAARRARWEQLAVLLKRAGSDPRRLSAAEIESLSQLYRQVVSDLAVARRDFPQDQVVGYLNGLAQRAYPLVYRAPVGSWQRLAQFFLVEFPERYRACSRFVLAAFLLFTIPAIVAFAVVQVNPTLAEEILPADMTRGVRNGHLWTNMPPAERPYMASFIMTNNIQVSLIAFAGGMLLGTLTVYAMVQNGLMLGSVLGYTHLYGLSADLLGFVSPHGYIELTVIFIAGGGGLRMTWGIIQPGLLRRRDALVQGAQEAVLLVVGAMPLLVVAGLIEGFISPSSLPNVVKYVFGLLTGIVLHLWLLGPSVWVRLGPRRRAAAGRAMMHPGQRGVPLSA; via the coding sequence GTGGCTACCGTTGACGAGCTGATTGCGGCCCGCCGGGCGCGCTGGGAGCAGCTTGCCGTGCTCCTGAAGCGGGCCGGCAGCGATCCGCGCCGCCTGTCCGCCGCCGAGATCGAGAGTCTCAGCCAGCTCTACCGGCAGGTCGTCTCGGATCTGGCGGTCGCGCGGCGCGATTTCCCCCAGGATCAGGTGGTCGGCTACCTGAACGGCCTCGCCCAGCGGGCCTATCCCCTGGTGTACCGTGCGCCGGTCGGCTCGTGGCAGCGGCTGGCGCAGTTCTTCCTGGTGGAGTTCCCCGAACGGTACCGGGCCTGCTCGCGGTTCGTGCTGGCGGCGTTCCTGCTGTTCACCATCCCGGCCATCGTGGCGTTCGCCGTGGTGCAGGTCAACCCGACGCTCGCCGAGGAGATCCTGCCGGCCGACATGACGCGCGGCGTCCGGAACGGCCACCTCTGGACGAACATGCCGCCCGCCGAGCGTCCGTACATGGCCTCGTTCATCATGACGAACAACATCCAGGTCTCGCTGATTGCGTTCGCAGGCGGGATGCTGCTCGGTACACTCACCGTCTACGCGATGGTGCAGAACGGGCTGATGCTTGGCTCCGTGCTCGGCTACACCCACCTCTACGGTCTCAGTGCGGACTTGCTCGGGTTCGTCTCGCCGCACGGCTACATCGAGCTGACCGTGATCTTCATCGCCGGTGGCGGCGGCCTGCGGATGACCTGGGGCATCATCCAGCCGGGGCTGCTGCGCCGCCGGGATGCGCTGGTGCAGGGCGCGCAGGAGGCGGTGCTGCTGGTCGTCGGCGCGATGCCCCTGCTGGTAGTTGCCGGCCTGATCGAGGGCTTCATCTCGCCATCGAGCCTGCCGAACGTCGTCAAGTACGTGTTCGGGCTGCTGACCGGGATCGTGCTGCACCTCTGGCTGCTCGGCCCGAGCGTCTGGGTACGTCTCGGGCCGCGGCGACGCGCAGCGGCTGGCCGCGCCATGATGCACCCCGGCCAACGAGGAGTACCATTGTCAGCCTGA
- a CDS encoding AAA family ATPase, with translation MVTGGTPHTSNTPGGRLAQVLLDTVRLELFDVDEVIRLCLVAFYTDGHVLLEANPGMGKTQLVKALGNALALRWGRIQFTPDLMPADITGTFMPDPRGGGAGRLAFQPGPVFASVLLADEINRATPKTQSAMLEAMAERQVTVLGTTYLLPDYQQRRDDPTPRPFMVLATQNPIDQEGTYTLPEAQADRFTFKILMPLPGKATLAAIMGKEAGAAIHARGANGAGGGAGPRGRLTEADSRAWFARIQQEIRDVEALDRLETHIVNLIAATNRQFGELEGVEGDDRRWLEEVLPELLPYGLGPRAAIALMRGAKAWTYLFSADTPRADGPALARVVIPTLRHRIRLTYDWKERFVGVGGAREAEQWSAPGAEAELLSRLIAELCQRTAPTSRASGGPEYQRSVAAALRVVVEQRAC, from the coding sequence ATGGTGACCGGGGGCACGCCGCACACGTCCAACACGCCGGGCGGACGGCTCGCACAGGTGCTGCTCGACACCGTGCGTCTTGAGCTGTTCGACGTGGACGAGGTGATTCGGCTCTGCCTCGTCGCGTTCTACACCGATGGGCACGTTCTGCTCGAAGCGAATCCTGGGATGGGCAAGACCCAGCTCGTCAAGGCCCTGGGCAACGCGCTGGCGCTGCGCTGGGGCCGCATCCAGTTCACCCCGGACCTGATGCCGGCCGACATCACCGGCACGTTCATGCCGGACCCGCGGGGTGGCGGCGCGGGCCGGCTGGCGTTCCAGCCGGGGCCGGTCTTCGCCTCGGTGCTGCTGGCCGACGAGATCAACCGGGCGACGCCGAAGACCCAGTCCGCCATGCTCGAAGCGATGGCCGAGCGACAGGTGACCGTTCTCGGGACGACGTACCTCCTGCCGGACTACCAGCAGCGCCGCGACGATCCGACCCCGCGCCCGTTCATGGTGCTGGCCACCCAGAACCCAATTGACCAGGAAGGCACGTACACCCTCCCCGAGGCGCAGGCCGACCGCTTCACCTTCAAGATCCTGATGCCGCTGCCCGGCAAGGCCACCCTGGCCGCCATCATGGGCAAGGAGGCTGGCGCGGCCATCCATGCTCGTGGGGCCAACGGGGCCGGGGGCGGAGCAGGGCCGCGCGGCCGGCTCACGGAGGCGGACTCGCGGGCGTGGTTCGCGCGAATCCAGCAGGAGATCCGGGACGTCGAAGCGCTCGATCGTTTGGAGACGCACATCGTCAACCTGATCGCGGCGACCAACCGGCAGTTCGGGGAGTTGGAGGGCGTCGAAGGGGACGACCGCCGCTGGCTGGAAGAGGTCTTGCCGGAGCTGCTGCCGTACGGCCTCGGTCCGCGCGCCGCCATCGCCCTGATGCGCGGCGCGAAAGCCTGGACGTACCTGTTCTCGGCTGACACGCCGCGCGCCGACGGCCCGGCCCTGGCGCGGGTCGTGATCCCGACGCTGCGGCACCGCATCCGCCTGACCTACGACTGGAAGGAGCGCTTTGTCGGCGTAGGCGGAGCGCGCGAGGCCGAGCAGTGGTCGGCGCCCGGCGCGGAGGCCGAACTGCTCTCGCGGCTGATCGCGGAGCTGTGTCAGCGAACGGCCCCGACCAGCCGCGCGTCCGGTGGCCCAGAGTACCAGCGCTCGGTCGCAGCGGCCCTGCGGGTCGTCGTGGAGCAACGGGCGTGCTGA
- a CDS encoding ABC transporter permease: MCATPEGVAITAYLVRRLIHSVLVLAGVLIFVFVLGRGIGDPAKMMLAPDASQEQYLATRAQYGFDDPLYVQFGRTAAGWLHGDFGQSLWQRVPSLPVALSRVPATLHLALATALIAIPTAILIGTVSAIYPRSIIDRVLTVVSLGGVSTAEFWLGLMLILLFAVQLGWLPTSGYGGLEHTLLPALTLAFRPIGRIAQVARGAMLDEMSKPYVVTARSKGLTERVCTFGHAFRNAAIPIVTMSGDETASLLNGAVVVETVFGWAGIGSLLIQSIGRRDLPLVEATVFVIAIMIIALNLLVDILYTRVDPRIRFGSSAA; the protein is encoded by the coding sequence GTGTGCGCGACGCCCGAGGGGGTCGCCATCACTGCCTATCTGGTGCGCCGACTGATCCATTCAGTCCTGGTGCTGGCTGGCGTGCTCATTTTCGTCTTCGTGCTGGGGCGCGGCATCGGCGATCCCGCCAAGATGATGTTGGCGCCGGACGCCTCCCAGGAGCAGTACCTGGCGACGCGCGCCCAGTACGGCTTCGACGATCCGCTCTACGTGCAGTTTGGGCGCACGGCCGCCGGCTGGCTGCACGGCGACTTCGGCCAGTCCTTGTGGCAGCGGGTGCCGTCCCTGCCGGTGGCCCTGAGTCGGGTGCCGGCCACCCTCCACCTTGCGCTGGCCACGGCGCTGATCGCCATTCCCACGGCGATTTTGATCGGCACGGTCTCGGCCATCTACCCACGCTCGATTATCGACCGGGTGCTGACCGTCGTCTCGCTGGGCGGCGTGTCGACGGCCGAGTTCTGGCTCGGGCTGATGCTGATCCTCCTGTTCGCCGTGCAACTGGGCTGGCTGCCAACCTCGGGGTACGGCGGCCTGGAGCACACGCTGCTGCCAGCCCTGACGCTGGCGTTCCGGCCCATCGGGCGGATCGCGCAGGTGGCGCGCGGCGCGATGCTGGACGAGATGAGCAAGCCGTACGTGGTGACAGCCCGCTCCAAAGGCCTGACCGAGCGCGTCTGCACCTTCGGTCACGCGTTCAGGAACGCGGCCATCCCGATTGTCACGATGTCCGGCGACGAGACGGCCTCGCTGCTGAACGGCGCGGTGGTCGTGGAGACCGTTTTCGGGTGGGCCGGCATCGGATCGCTGCTGATCCAGAGCATCGGACGGCGTGACTTGCCGCTGGTGGAAGCAACGGTCTTCGTCATCGCCATCATGATCATCGCGCTCAACCTGCTGGTGGACATCCTCTACACACGGGTCGATCCGCGCATCCGCTTCGGCAGCAGCGCCGCGTAG
- a CDS encoding ABC transporter permease, producing the protein MAQSVRAAGLDAPGQQADGAPDAPGVASAAPRARAAQRSGAITWADLLRALVDDKVVLVAAIFIVLVIGSAIFAPLVAPHDPYTQSIRTRVKPPMTPAIQEGGIPYILGTDTLGRDILSRLIYGARISLTVGIATALISGTVGVSLGLLAGFYRGRVDDLIMRLVDLQMSVPGLLLALFVLFALGPGFQNLILVMVITRWMVYARITRGMMLSLRERPFVEAARALGCSDARLVLVHMLPNLFSPIIVLATLEVATMMLALAALDFLGLGIQPPESSWGLMLAQGREYLQTAWWLVTFPGLAIMLTALSFNVLATWVRVVTDPVSSWRWVRRGAARAAA; encoded by the coding sequence ATGGCACAGAGTGTCCGCGCAGCAGGGCTGGACGCGCCCGGCCAACAGGCGGATGGCGCTCCAGACGCACCCGGGGTCGCAAGCGCAGCGCCCAGGGCACGTGCGGCCCAGCGGTCGGGAGCGATCACCTGGGCGGACCTGCTCCGCGCCCTCGTGGACGACAAGGTTGTGCTGGTGGCGGCGATATTCATCGTGCTGGTGATCGGCTCGGCGATCTTCGCGCCGCTGGTCGCCCCGCACGATCCGTACACCCAGTCGATCCGCACTCGCGTCAAGCCGCCGATGACGCCCGCCATTCAAGAGGGCGGCATCCCGTACATCCTCGGCACGGACACGCTCGGGCGGGACATCCTGAGCCGGCTGATCTATGGCGCGCGGATCTCGCTGACGGTCGGCATTGCCACGGCGCTGATCTCGGGAACGGTCGGCGTCTCGCTCGGCCTGCTGGCCGGCTTCTACCGGGGCCGCGTGGACGACCTGATCATGCGGCTGGTCGATCTTCAGATGAGCGTGCCGGGCCTGCTGCTGGCGCTGTTCGTCCTGTTCGCGCTGGGGCCGGGCTTCCAGAACCTGATCCTGGTGATGGTCATCACCCGCTGGATGGTCTACGCCCGCATCACACGCGGGATGATGCTCTCCCTGCGGGAGCGGCCGTTCGTGGAGGCGGCACGGGCGCTCGGGTGCAGCGACGCCCGGCTGGTGCTGGTCCACATGCTCCCCAACCTGTTCTCGCCGATCATCGTGCTGGCCACGCTGGAGGTCGCCACGATGATGCTCGCACTGGCGGCGCTCGACTTCCTGGGCCTGGGCATCCAGCCGCCGGAGTCATCCTGGGGGCTGATGCTGGCGCAGGGCCGCGAGTACCTCCAGACTGCCTGGTGGCTGGTGACGTTCCCCGGGCTGGCGATCATGCTGACGGCCCTGAGCTTCAACGTCCTGGCGACCTGGGTCCGTGTCGTGACGGACCCGGTCAGCTCGTGGCGGTGGGTGCGGCGCGGAGCAGCCCGCGCCGCCGCCTAG
- a CDS encoding LLM class flavin-dependent oxidoreductase — MATGGVTASNVRGSGLDAPLRFGWRLPMWDPAGAPAVSWLPAVRGNLSALRGKYDSVWLSDHFVPGTPWMPPEPDTLECWTATAHFSAVFPEYQYGQIVLGNNYRHPSLLAKAASTLQVLTGGKLILGIGAGWMESEYRMYGYEMPRPAIRIQQLDEACQILRRMWTESPASFEGRHYTIDQAFANPLPHPVPPILIGGSGEQLTLRVVAKHADWWETGSQPISEYRRKSGVLAQHCEAVGRDPSSILHVWQCQVVSIADREADARAIAERSLLYHHSTEETRLVGTPEQVYAKLEERLDAGVRHFILRFMDFPQTDQALRFAAEIAPKLRARHGS; from the coding sequence ATGGCGACTGGTGGGGTGACGGCGTCCAACGTCCGAGGGAGTGGGCTGGACGCCCCGTTGCGGTTCGGCTGGCGGCTCCCGATGTGGGATCCGGCCGGCGCGCCGGCCGTCTCGTGGCTCCCGGCAGTGCGCGGCAACCTCTCGGCCCTGCGCGGCAAGTACGACTCGGTCTGGCTCTCGGACCACTTCGTGCCGGGGACGCCCTGGATGCCCCCCGAGCCGGACACGCTGGAGTGCTGGACGGCCACCGCTCACTTCTCGGCGGTCTTCCCCGAGTACCAGTACGGGCAGATCGTGCTGGGGAACAACTACCGCCATCCGTCCCTGCTGGCGAAGGCGGCCTCGACGCTGCAGGTGCTGACCGGCGGCAAGCTGATCCTCGGCATCGGGGCGGGCTGGATGGAGAGCGAGTACCGGATGTACGGCTACGAGATGCCGCGCCCGGCCATCCGCATCCAGCAGCTTGACGAGGCCTGCCAGATCCTCCGCCGGATGTGGACGGAGTCGCCGGCCAGCTTCGAGGGCCGCCACTACACCATCGACCAGGCGTTCGCGAACCCGCTCCCGCACCCGGTCCCACCGATCCTGATCGGCGGCAGCGGCGAGCAGTTGACCCTGCGCGTGGTCGCGAAGCATGCCGACTGGTGGGAGACGGGCAGCCAGCCGATCTCCGAGTACAGGCGAAAGTCGGGCGTGCTGGCCCAGCACTGCGAGGCCGTCGGGCGCGACCCGTCTTCGATCCTGCACGTCTGGCAGTGTCAGGTGGTCTCGATTGCCGACCGCGAGGCCGATGCCCGTGCCATTGCCGAGCGGAGCCTGCTCTACCACCACAGCACCGAGGAGACCCGTCTCGTGGGGACGCCCGAGCAGGTCTACGCGAAGCTGGAAGAGCGGCTGGACGCCGGCGTTCGCCACTTCATCCTGCGCTTCATGGACTTCCCACAGACAGACCAGGCGTTGCGCTTCGCCGCCGAGATCGCGCCGAAGCTGCGGGCGCGGCACGGCAGCTGA
- a CDS encoding RDD family protein: MIGDSYDLRTPEQIDLQYDLAGLGSRGLAMLIDGLIQLVAIVALAMVFGMGTAVLARYFFPENTDVLVPVGVGIGLLLIFAIFWGYFIFFELTWNGQSPGKRVAGVRVLTVRGEPVTLVHSLVRNIVRLVDLLPSGYMAGAISVLLTRRSQRLGDLAAGTVVVRERREELPRTLPPIDPSLALPPWVASAFTAEDVALAREFLLRAPELSDLRRYELGERLCQTYRARLAEAGHTPPPGLSNEALMAGVAIAHG; the protein is encoded by the coding sequence GTGATCGGCGACTCGTACGATCTCCGGACGCCGGAGCAGATCGATCTCCAGTACGACCTCGCGGGGCTTGGCTCGCGCGGGCTGGCCATGCTGATCGACGGGCTGATTCAACTGGTCGCGATCGTGGCGCTGGCGATGGTGTTCGGGATGGGCACGGCCGTGCTGGCGCGCTACTTCTTCCCTGAGAACACCGATGTGCTGGTCCCTGTCGGGGTCGGCATCGGCCTGCTGCTGATCTTCGCGATCTTCTGGGGCTACTTCATCTTCTTCGAGCTGACCTGGAACGGCCAGTCGCCGGGCAAGCGAGTGGCCGGCGTCCGCGTCCTGACGGTGCGCGGCGAGCCGGTGACGCTGGTGCACAGCCTGGTGCGGAACATTGTCCGACTGGTGGATCTGTTGCCGTCGGGGTACATGGCCGGGGCGATCAGCGTGCTGTTGACGCGGCGCTCGCAGCGGCTCGGGGATCTGGCGGCGGGCACGGTGGTGGTGCGGGAGCGGCGCGAGGAGCTGCCGCGCACCCTGCCGCCCATCGACCCGAGCCTTGCCCTGCCGCCGTGGGTCGCGTCGGCGTTCACGGCTGAGGACGTGGCGCTGGCGCGGGAATTCCTGCTGCGCGCGCCCGAGCTGTCAGATCTGCGCCGCTACGAGCTGGGCGAGCGGCTCTGCCAGACGTACCGTGCCCGGCTGGCGGAAGCAGGGCACACGCCCCCGCCCGGCTTGAGCAACGAGGCGCTGATGGCGGGCGTCGCCATCGCCCACGGGTGA